From the Sphingomonas aliaeris genome, one window contains:
- a CDS encoding response regulator, with the protein MTDHRSVSIVMIEDDEGHARLIEKNIRRAGIMNEITHFTDGTTALHYLFTDKNGPAMNGPALVLLDLNLPDMSGTDILAKIKSEPALKRTPVVVLTTTDDKVEIQRCYDLGCNVYITKPVNYESFAQAIRQLGLFLSVIQVPDIEGQ; encoded by the coding sequence ATGACCGACCACCGTTCCGTCAGCATCGTGATGATCGAGGACGATGAAGGCCATGCGCGGCTGATCGAAAAGAACATCCGTCGCGCCGGCATCATGAACGAGATCACGCATTTCACCGACGGCACGACCGCGCTGCATTATCTGTTTACCGACAAGAACGGACCGGCGATGAACGGGCCGGCGCTGGTGCTGCTGGATCTCAACCTGCCGGACATGAGCGGCACCGACATCCTCGCCAAGATCAAGAGCGAGCCCGCGTTGAAGCGCACGCCGGTCGTCGTGCTGACCACGACGGACGACAAGGTCGAGATCCAGCGATGCTACGATCTGGGCTGCAACGTCTACATCACGAAACCGGTCAATTACGAAAGCTTCGCGCAGGCGATCCGCCAGCTCGGCCTGTTCCTGTCGGTGATCCAGGTACCGGATATCGAAGGTCAGTGA
- a CDS encoding argininosuccinate synthase encodes MSDQINRVVLAYSGGLDTSVILKWLQQTYKCEVVTFTADLGQGEELEPARQKAQMAGVKPEHIFIDDLREEFVRDYVFPMMRSNALYEGLYLLGTSIARPLIAKRQIEIAKMLNADAVSHGATGKGNDQVRFELGYYALAPDIKVIAPWREWDLTSRTKLIEFAEQHQIPVSKDKRGEAPFSTDANMLHTSSEGKVLEDPWDEVPDYVYSRTVNPEDAPNEPETITIDFERGDGVAVNGVGMSPATLLETLNELGRKHGIGRLDLVENRFVGMKSRGMYETPGGTIYHLAHRGIEQLTLDRGAAHLKDELAPRYAELIYNGFWFSPEREMLQAAIDHSQEKVTGTVRLKLYKGSVNVTGRKSPFSLYSEKVVTFEDDQGAYDQRDAAGFIKLQALRLRLLGRRDR; translated from the coding sequence ATGTCCGACCAGATCAACAGAGTCGTCCTCGCTTATTCGGGCGGCCTCGACACCAGCGTCATCCTGAAATGGCTGCAGCAGACGTATAAGTGCGAAGTCGTGACCTTCACCGCCGATCTGGGGCAGGGCGAGGAACTGGAGCCGGCACGTCAGAAGGCACAGATGGCGGGTGTGAAGCCCGAGCATATCTTCATCGACGATCTGCGCGAGGAATTCGTGCGGGATTACGTCTTCCCGATGATGCGATCGAACGCGTTGTACGAGGGGCTGTACCTGCTCGGCACGTCGATCGCGCGGCCGCTGATCGCCAAACGGCAGATCGAGATCGCAAAGATGCTGAACGCCGACGCGGTCAGCCACGGCGCGACCGGCAAGGGGAACGACCAGGTCCGCTTCGAACTGGGCTATTACGCGCTGGCGCCCGACATTAAGGTGATCGCGCCGTGGCGCGAATGGGATCTGACCAGCCGCACCAAGCTGATCGAATTCGCCGAACAGCACCAGATTCCGGTCAGCAAGGACAAGCGCGGCGAGGCGCCGTTCTCGACCGACGCGAACATGCTGCACACCTCGTCCGAGGGCAAGGTGCTGGAGGATCCGTGGGACGAGGTGCCGGACTATGTCTATTCGCGCACGGTGAACCCAGAAGACGCACCGAACGAGCCGGAGACGATCACGATCGATTTCGAACGCGGCGACGGCGTGGCGGTCAACGGCGTCGGTATGTCCCCCGCCACCTTGCTGGAAACGCTGAACGAACTGGGTCGCAAGCACGGCATCGGACGGCTCGATCTGGTCGAGAACCGCTTCGTCGGCATGAAGTCGCGCGGCATGTACGAGACACCGGGCGGCACGATCTATCACCTCGCACATCGCGGCATCGAGCAACTGACGCTGGATCGTGGCGCGGCGCATCTGAAGGACGAACTCGCCCCGCGTTACGCCGAGCTGATCTATAACGGCTTCTGGTTCAGCCCGGAGCGCGAGATGCTGCAGGCGGCGATCGACCACAGCCAGGAAAAGGTCACCGGAACGGTGCGGCTGAAGCTGTACAAGGGTTCGGTCAACGTCACCGGGCGCAAATCGCCTTTCTCGCTCTATTCCGAAAAGGTCGTGACGTTCGAAGACGATCAGGGCGCGTACGACCAGCGTGATGCGGCCGGTTTCATCAAGTTGCAGGCGCTGCGCCTGCGCCTTCTGGGTCGGCGCGACCGCTAG
- a CDS encoding 3'-5' exonuclease: MHGVCEIGWQDVALGPDGRWDLYGEGGQRFVNPGRPIPPITQAVHHILDEQVANEPFWQDVARPVLDPYPRRIALAAHRATFEEQYCTPALTRGADWICTWKCALRLWPDSPSFSNQVLRYWRKPAGIDHERGLPAHRAFPDAYVTAFHLRDMLNEASVAQLIAWSNQPGLLPRVRFGPDRGKSWQEIDEDSLNKFLGDRDIDVRFTAETEAARRRGGGMVGRPTLQGSLLWDD, encoded by the coding sequence ATGCATGGCGTGTGCGAGATCGGGTGGCAGGATGTCGCACTCGGTCCGGACGGACGCTGGGACCTGTATGGCGAGGGCGGACAGCGCTTCGTCAATCCCGGCCGTCCGATCCCGCCGATCACGCAGGCCGTGCATCATATCTTGGACGAACAGGTCGCGAACGAGCCGTTCTGGCAGGATGTCGCGCGCCCCGTGCTCGATCCCTATCCGCGACGCATCGCGCTGGCGGCGCACCGTGCGACGTTCGAGGAGCAATATTGCACCCCGGCGCTGACGCGCGGTGCGGACTGGATCTGCACGTGGAAGTGCGCCCTGCGGCTGTGGCCCGATTCGCCGAGCTTTTCCAATCAGGTGCTGCGCTATTGGCGCAAGCCGGCGGGGATCGATCACGAACGCGGCCTGCCGGCACACCGCGCGTTTCCGGATGCATACGTCACAGCATTCCACCTGCGCGACATGCTGAACGAGGCGAGCGTCGCGCAACTGATCGCCTGGTCGAACCAGCCCGGCCTGCTGCCGCGGGTCCGTTTCGGCCCAGACCGGGGCAAATCGTGGCAGGAGATCGACGAGGACAGCCTCAACAAGTTCCTGGGCGACCGCGACATAGACGTGCGCTTCACGGCGGAAACCGAAGCCGCGCGCCGGCGTGGCGGCGGTATGGTCGGGCGGCCCACGCTGCAGGGTTCGCTGCTGTGGGACGATTGA
- a CDS encoding sensor histidine kinase has translation MARPLLQRLGVREGLARRFLVACLAVGFLALITAIFAAAWSTKRSQDHGRWVTHTYEVELAVTKVTTAIERAETVRRGYLLTGQQVYLDSYRDVAATLSPALSRVMRLTDDNPRQRGNIVRLQAQVRDILAYRNQSITLMAAGRQQAAIDAFVAETGAARMKGVRATLAAMTAEEQRLLAIRDRELQSSVTIFYGILALTGVLLLLVAMATLATVLRYTRDLSASRDDLRDFADTLEELVEERTADLSRANEEIQRFAYIVSHDLRSPLVNVMGFTAELDTATVAITDLIDRAEATAPDIVTEDARLAAREDLPEAIRFIRTSTQKMDRLINAILKLSREGRRVISPEPVGMGAMVQTIDGSLKHLTEDRDATIAVEGTLPGIVTDRLAIEQIFSNLIENAVKYLQPGRPGRIVVRGEKTGSRIVYEIEDNGRGIAPSDHQRVFDLFRRSGHQDQPGEGIGLAHVRALAYRLGGVIDVRSELGKGATFRLTLPAVLTEAESKRSGEVS, from the coding sequence ATGGCAAGGCCGCTTCTCCAACGACTGGGTGTACGGGAGGGGCTTGCACGCCGCTTCCTGGTGGCGTGCCTCGCGGTCGGCTTCCTTGCGCTGATCACGGCGATCTTCGCTGCCGCCTGGTCGACCAAGCGCAGCCAGGATCATGGCCGCTGGGTCACTCATACCTACGAAGTCGAACTCGCGGTCACGAAAGTGACGACGGCGATCGAGCGCGCGGAAACGGTACGGCGCGGATATCTGCTGACCGGTCAGCAGGTCTATCTCGACAGTTACCGCGACGTCGCCGCGACGCTTTCCCCCGCACTGTCGCGAGTCATGCGCCTGACCGACGACAATCCACGGCAGCGCGGCAACATCGTGCGCCTGCAAGCGCAGGTCCGCGATATCCTCGCCTATCGCAACCAGTCGATCACGCTGATGGCGGCTGGGCGGCAGCAGGCGGCGATTGACGCGTTCGTCGCGGAAACCGGCGCGGCCCGCATGAAGGGCGTGCGCGCGACTTTGGCGGCGATGACTGCCGAGGAACAGCGCCTGCTCGCCATTCGCGATCGCGAATTGCAGTCCAGCGTGACGATCTTCTACGGCATTCTCGCGTTGACCGGCGTGCTGCTGCTGCTGGTCGCGATGGCGACATTGGCCACCGTCCTGCGCTATACGCGCGATCTGTCCGCCTCGCGCGACGATCTTCGCGATTTCGCCGACACGCTGGAGGAACTGGTCGAGGAACGCACGGCGGACCTGTCGCGCGCGAACGAGGAAATACAGCGCTTCGCCTATATCGTCAGCCACGATTTGCGCTCCCCGTTGGTCAACGTGATGGGGTTCACCGCCGAACTCGACACCGCCACCGTGGCGATCACCGACCTGATCGATCGCGCCGAGGCGACCGCGCCCGACATCGTCACCGAGGATGCCCGGCTGGCGGCGCGCGAAGACCTGCCCGAGGCGATCCGCTTCATCCGTACGTCCACCCAGAAAATGGATCGGCTGATCAATGCGATCCTCAAGCTATCGCGAGAGGGGCGGCGCGTCATTTCCCCCGAGCCGGTGGGCATGGGTGCGATGGTGCAGACGATCGACGGATCGCTGAAACACCTGACGGAGGATCGCGATGCGACGATCGCAGTCGAAGGGACTTTGCCCGGAATCGTCACCGACCGGCTGGCGATCGAGCAGATCTTCTCCAATCTGATCGAGAATGCGGTCAAATATCTGCAACCCGGCCGCCCGGGCCGCATCGTGGTGCGCGGCGAAAAGACGGGATCGCGCATCGTCTACGAAATCGAGGATAACGGCCGGGGCATCGCGCCCAGCGACCACCAGCGCGTGTTCGACCTGTTCCGCCGATCGGGGCATCAGGATCAACCCGGCGAAGGTATCGGACTCGCGCATGTCCGCGCACTCGCCTACCGTCTGGGCGGCGTGATCGACGTTCGATCGGAACTGGGCAAGGGCGCCACTTTCCGGCTAACGCTGCCCGCCGTCCTGACCGAAGCAGAATCAAAGAGATCCGGGGAAGTATCATGA